The genomic stretch TCGGCGGCTGGATTGTAGACTCGTTAAACTGGAAATGGGTTTTCTATATTAACCTGCCAGTCGGAATTATTGCGGTTATTTTTATTGCCAGGGGATTACAGGGACGCCAGCAGACTGGTCCGATCAACTTCGATATCGCTGGTATTTTCACAATGATTGTCGGTGTGGTCAGCCTCCTGCTCGCCTTAAGCTTTGGCGGAAAAGATTATGCATGGGATTCATGGCAGATTCTTGGGTTGTTCGCTCTCGCACTGATCGGCATTGTCAGCTTTATCATCGTAGAATCAAAAGCAAAAGAGCCAATCCTGCCAATGTATTTATTTAAAAACAGAACATTTACATTTCTAAACTTGATCGGCTTCTTTATGAGTATCGGTATGTTTGGCGCCATTACGTTTGTTCCTTTCTTTATGCAGGGAATTGTCGGTGTAAGTGCGTCTGAATCGGGTACAATTATGACACCGATGATGATTTCTATGATTATCACAAGTATCATCGGCGGACAGCTTGTTTATAAAATTGGGATTAAACCGCAAATCATTACAGGCATGCTGGTTATGGCCGGCGGATTCCTGCTGTTAACGACATTGGATCTCGACACGAGCAAGCTTGTCGCTACATCTTTTATGGCGATTATTGGTCTGGGAATGGGTCTTGTTATGCCGATTCTGACATTGGCTTTACAGGAAAGCTTTTCGAAGGAGGAGCTTGGAGTTGTCACTTCATCCAGCCAATTCTTCCGTTCTATCGGCGGAACATTCGGCATTACCATGCTGGGAGCCGTAATGAATGCGAGATCAGGAAATCTATTAACAGATAAATTGGTTCCATATTTAGACTCTCTTCCGGCACAGGCAAGCTCGTTTGCCGCCCAGCTA from Bacillus subtilis subsp. subtilis str. 168 encodes the following:
- the mdtP gene encoding multidrug-efflux transporter (Evidence 1a: Function from experimental evidences in the studied strain; PubMedId: 15849754, 16850406, 19286808; Product type t: transporter); this encodes MKMSKEGKQSKRTLLITGLIIAMFFSALDGTIVGTAMPKIVGDLGGLSMMTWLTTAYLLTSTTIVPIAGKLADLLGRRIVYVSGLIIFMAASALCGMANNMTELIIFRGLQGIGGGIMMPMAMIVIGDLFTGKQRAKFQGVFGAIYGLASVIGPQIGGWIVDSLNWKWVFYINLPVGIIAVIFIARGLQGRQQTGPINFDIAGIFTMIVGVVSLLLALSFGGKDYAWDSWQILGLFALALIGIVSFIIVESKAKEPILPMYLFKNRTFTFLNLIGFFMSIGMFGAITFVPFFMQGIVGVSASESGTIMTPMMISMIITSIIGGQLVYKIGIKPQIITGMLVMAGGFLLLTTLDLDTSKLVATSFMAIIGLGMGLVMPILTLALQESFSKEELGVVTSSSQFFRSIGGTFGITMLGAVMNARSGNLLTDKLVPYLDSLPAQASSFAAQLKGMIDTNPQGLLQSLFSPDAVKQIPAAFSSHIVPILKTSLMDSLHSVFYTGLIFIAVGAVFTLFLKPIKLSNKKAEDQQEKEKAAKAVESPSH